TGGCCCAGAGCATAGCCAGCTAAAAGTCAGTGGACGAGCGGAATACTATACGGTGACGAATGAAGAAGTGTTGGCGGCTTTTCAAGAACTATCGAGAACAGAAGGAATCATTCCCGCCTTGGAAAGCGCTCATGCCATTGCCTATGCTTTGCAGTTGGCACCCACTCTTTCACCGGAGCAGATCCTGATTGTTAACCTTTCAGGACGAGGTGATAAAGACGTTGAGCAAGTTTTCCATCTGTTAAACAAATAATAGATGCAGAGGCCGTCCTGAAGGATAGCCTCTTTTTTCGTCTAGTGATTGCGTTTTTCATTGTGATTATATATTTTTAGTGAAACTTTAGTATTATTTTTTGAAGGGTTCCAAATAATAGTGGTTTCAGTGTACTTTCTTACAAGTTCATGTATGAGATTGGAGATCATAATGATGAAGAAAAACATTTACTTTAACCATGATGGCGGCGTTGATGATTTAATTTCTTTATTTTTGCTGCTCCAAATGGACAATGTGAATCTGACAGGGGTATCCGTCATTCCAGCGGATTGCTATTTGGAACCAGCGATGTTTGCCAGCCGGAAAATCATTGATCGTTTCGGTAACGGCGGTTTGGATGTAGCAGAGTCCAATTCCCGCGGGAAAAATCCTTTTCCCAAAGACTGGCGCATGCATGCATTTTATGTAGATGCATTGCCCTTGCTCAATGAATCGGGACAAGTGATCACGCCAGTAGCTGACAAGCCTGCACATCTTCACATGATTGAAACGCTACGTGCAACGGAAGGAAAAACGACCTTGCTGTTTACCGGTCCTTTGACTGACCTTGCGCGTGCATTGGATGTCGATCCAACCATCGAAGAAAAAGTAGAACGCCTGGTGTGGATGGGCGGAACATTCCGTGAAGAAGGCAACGTGCACGAGCCTGAGCACGATGGAACCGCAGAGTGGAACGTATTCTGGGACCCGGAAGCGGCTGCTCGTGTATGGGAAAGTGGAATCGAGATTGATTTGGTCGCACTGGAGAGCACGAACCAAGTCCCACTGACGCTGGATGTTCGTGATCGCTGGGCAAAGGATCGCAAGCATATCGGTATCGATTTCTTGGGTCAATGCTACGCAATGGTGCCGCCGCTTGTACACTTCTCGACCAACTCGACTTACTACCTGTGGGATGTATTAACCACAGCATTTGTTGGCAATAGTGATCTTGTAAAGGTGCAAACGGTTAACAGCATCGTCATTACAGATGGTGCTAGCCAAGGTCGAACCGTTGAGACGACTGAAGGACGCCCGGTACATGTGGTTTACGACGTAGACCGTGATGCATTCTTTGATTACATGACAGAATTAGCGAAAAAAGCGATTTAAAACAAAGCAAGTCATCTTAGAAATCGACACAGCTGGCGATACAGAAAGGGTATGTTCATGCAATATATTTGGGGAGTTCTCGGCATCCTGGGAATTTTTATTATAGCCATTGCGTTTTCGAAAAATCGCAGAGCGATTCAACCGAGAACGGTCATTGGCGCGTTTGCCATTCAGTTTATTTTTGCTTTGGTCGTACTGAAATGGGATTTTGGGAAAAAGCTTCTGGAGTACTTGGCGTCGATTGTTCAAAGCATCATTGATTCGACGAATGCGGGAATTCAGTTTTTGTTTGGCGGGATACTTGGTGCACAGAACGCAGGCTTTACGTTTGCGCTGCAAGTATTGCCGATTATTATCTTTTTCTCTTCCTTGATTTCGGTCCTGTATTATCTCGGAATTATGCAGTGGGCTACGAAAATTATTGGTGGATTTTTGTCTCGGGTGCTCAAAACGAGCGAAACCGAATCCATGTCAGCCTCTGCAAATATTTTCTTGGGTCCGATTGAGGCGCCACTTGTCGTAAAGCCTTATATTGAGAAAATGACCAAGTCCGAACTGTTCGCTGTAATGACAGGTGGACTGGCGTGCGTTTCGGGTTCGGTGATCGGTGGGTATGCGATGCTTGGTGTGCCGATTGAATATTTGCTGGCGGCAGCATTCATGGGAGCGCCGGGTGGTCTGTTGCTCGCGAAAATTATCATGCCAGAAACAGAACAGCAACAGAAGGTAGCACACGTAGAAGTGATGAAGGATACGGAATCCAGAAACGTCATTGACGCGGCTGCTCGAGGAGCTTCGGACGGGCTAAAGGTAGCTGCTGGTGTCGGGGCGCTGTTGCTCGCGTTTATCTCGTTGATTTTCTTGCTGAACTCGATTATTGGCTGGCTTGGCGGGTTAGTGGGAATACAAGCGTTGACGCTCGAGCACATTTTAGGCTACCTGTTCGCGCCGATTGCTTTTATGATCGGGGTTCCATGGGAGGAAGCGCTAAAAGCCGGTTCTTTCATCGGGCAAAAAATTATTCTCAACGAATTTGTGGCATACACGGCTTTTGCCCCTGAGATTGCGCATTTGTCGCAAAAAAGTGTTGTGATCATCAGCTTCGCCCTTTGCGGCTTTGCCAATCTGGCTGCGCTGGCTATGGTCATTGGCGGCTTGGGCGGATTTGCTCCGTCAAGAAGATCAGACCTTGCGGAGATGGGCTTGCGTGCAGTAGTTGCGGCAACCTTGGCGAATCTGTTGAGCGCAGCGATTGCCGGGATGCTCATTTAGATGAGTGAGTGGGTAGAAATAAGACGAGGGCTGGAGTGATCCATGCCCTCGTTTTTTTGGGTACTACGAGAAGTTGGTACTACTCGCTTTTTGTGTTCCCGGCTACAATCTTGTTAGTAAAAACAAGCCATGATTTGGTGGGGATACGATGAAGCATGTACTGTTATTTCTAGGGCCAACAATCATGATCTTTTTGGGTTTACAAGTCATGAGTAGCGTGCCAATAACGTTTCTGTTATTTTACGGATGGCTGTTTGCGGTTCCGTTTGTGGACATGATCGTTTTGAAAAGAAATACATGGCGGGACACATTCAGGCTAATGGGATTGGGAATCAACCGCCCCAATATATATCACGGCATTTTGGCTGGATTTCTTTTCTTTCTCACCATGATTGTTGCGGGATATTTCTTTCACAGCTTTTTGTTTGATAAGGATGATCTGCAAAATTTATTGGTACAATGGGATTTCTCAGGCAATCTTGTCGTTTGGCTCATCCTTGTTTTGCTAGTGATCAATCCGTTTCTTGAGGAAATCTACTGGAGAGGATATTTATTTAAAAAGCTGGAAGGAAAGCGGACAAAGCGAACCATGATTTTGCTGACGTCATTGTTTTACAGCTTGTATCATTTCCTCTCCATCATTCCTTTGTTTAGCTGGCCGTATAATATTGCGATGATTTTTCCGGTTTTTTTGGCGGGAATGATTTGGGGATATATGCGAGACAAGAGCAACTCACTGATGGGTTCGATCATCAGTCATATCCTTGCAGATTCAGGGATTATGGCTGTCTATCTACTATTCTTGAAATGAATGATGCGGGTATGGAGGCAAGCTTCCATACCTGTTTCTATTAGGTGGATAAGGAGGAAAAAGGGGCATGTTGGAAAAAATAAGAAGTTAGAGAATATCAAAAGATGGAGCTGAAATCATGAACGTTGACGTACTTTTTAACCAATTTCCCATTCTAAGTTCAGATCGGTTCACCTTGAAGAAAATCGAAGAGCAGCATTTGGAAGAAGTATTTGAAATCTACAGCAATGACCATGTATTTGCATACTGCGGGATTATCCCCAAGCATAATAAAGCGACAGTGAAAAACATGATCGGGCATTTTGAGAGAGACTATTTGAAAAAATCCAGGATCAAATGGGGGATATTCGCCAATGATAACCCAGATCACTTGCTTGGCATTATCGAAGCTTTCGACTTTCAGCAAAAGGTAAGCATGGTGACGATTGGCTACTTCTTGTCCGAAGCGCATTGGGGAAAAGGGATTGCGACAGAAGCGGTAAACATATTGCTCCATTTTTTGTTCATGGATGTCAACGTCAACAGAATACAGGCGGAAGTGATGCCTCCGAATGAGACCTCGAAAAAAGTATTGTTGAAGAATGGCTTCATGAAGGAAGGAACACTTAGACAAGCAACGCTATGGTCGGGCAAAGGGATTGTGGATGTAGAGATATACGGAATGCTGAAAGAGGACTATGAAAAAGGTAGGGGATGAATTTGCCCCTTACGGAAGCAAGTGGATGAAAAAATCGGATACTATGACGCAGACCTTGATGTCTATATAAGGCGTGTAATAAGGATCGAGTGACGCGAGATTTCGTTTAAACCACCAGAATACACCGTTACCTGTAAAAGCCCTCCTATGTTACTATGATGGGTATGATCAATCATAGGCATCGGGAATGGGGAAAACATCTTGAAAACCTTTAAGAAAGTCTATATAGAAATCACCAGCGTTTGCAATCTCGCCTGTACCTTTTGTCCGCCAACGGAACGCGGTAAAAGTTTTATTAAAGTAGAAGACTTTGCGAAAAGGCTGGATGAGATCAAACCGCACACGGATTACATTTATTTGCACGTCAAAGGAGAACCGCTTCTCCACCCCAAAATTGATGAGCTGCTTGATATCAGCCATGAGAAAGGCTTCAAGGTCAATATCACCACAAATGGAACGCTGATCGCGAAAAATCGGCATAAATTGCTGGGCAAGCCTGCTCTCCGACAAATGAACTTCTCGCTTCACAGCTTTGACGGGCATATCGGCTCAACCAACCGTGAAGGTTATTTGCGCGAGATTCTTTCATTTGTTCGGGAAGCTCGGGAGCATCAAGTAATTTTTTCTTTCCGTCTGTGGAATTTGACACAGGATAACGCCACGAACATTCAAAAGAGTAGAAACCGCCAGACTCTCGAAATCATTGAGAAAGAATTTGGGCTGGACTATCGGATCGAAGAGAAAGTAGTGCCGGGCAGCGGGGTAAAAATCGATGACCGCGTTTATTTGAACCAAGATTACGAATTCCAGTGGCCGAGTTTGACAGCGCCTGAAGATGATGGAAAAGGCTTTTGCCATGGATTGCGCACGCAAGCGGCGATTCTCGAAAATGGAACCGTTGTGCCGTGTTGTCTCGATGGGGAAGGGGTCATTAATCTAGGGAATATCAATCAGAACTCTTTCACTGATATTGTGGATGGCGAGCGGGCCAATAATCTGGTAGAAGGATTTTCTCGCAGGGAAGCTGTCGAGGAATTATGTAGAAGATGCGGGTACCGCCAGCGGTTTGGAGCATAGCAAAAGTGTTGGTAAAAATAAAAAATAGCGGATTTCATTGCTGAAAGGAGCGAATGAGATCCGCTATTTTTTTTATTTACGAGCAAAGGTAGACCTAATGGTAAAAAAGCCCTCAGCTATGTGAGGGCTTGTAGCCTGTATTACTTTGCAGATGTATCGGTGGAGTCTTTATCCTGCTCGGATTCGTTAGCGGCTTGAAGGTCGTCGATGATGACGATTTTGCCTTCTTCTTGCCATTCTACTTTCGCGTTCAGTTGTTCACTGATGAAGCGCAGAGGCAGGAATACACGTCCATTTTTCAGTACAGGTGCAGTGTCCAGAGAAATGGTTTTCCCATCAACAGTTGCTTCTTTTTTATCGAGGTACAGCGTGATGGATTTTTCGCCACGCGTAATTTCTACGCTACGAGTCTCTGGCTTCCAGTTCACTTCCGCTTTCAATGCGGAACTGATAGCACGTACAGGCACCAACGCTCTTCCACCTTTTACAAACGGTGCCACGTCAGCTTTTACCTGTTGTCCATCTACGAATGCTTTCACTTCTGTCGAGCCAGTATTCTCAAGGAGTTCTCCAAGCTTTTTGAATGGTGTGTGATCTCCTTTTTGGTACGTGCGCTGAAGAAGCTCAAGCTGTACTTCCAAAGCTCCATGTTTGTCAGCGGTTTTTTCCAGTTCAGATACCAGCTGCTCGTATTTCGCTTTTTGATCTTCCGTGATTTCCGCTGCATGCTTGAGCTCTTGGCGAAGCTCGATCAGCTCTTTTTTCAATTTTACGTCTTTGATGTTGGATTCTGTGCTAGCTTCAGTTGAGTTCTCATCGTCGCTATCAGTATCGGTATCAGATTCTTTGACAGAAGTTTCTTTCGATTTATCTTTTGCTTCTGCCTTTACTTCGGGCTTGCCATTACCTTTTCCTTTGCTTTCCAGGTCAGCCGCCAGAGCAGCAGGTACACTAGTTGCGAGTAGAATAGCAACCAACGAAGTAGATATTGCTTTTTTCATTTGAATCTTCCTCCTTCTAGGTGTAAGTTTCATGAACTCGACATTCAAGACGGAGGAATATATGAATAAGTTGCATAGATTTTGAGAAAATATTTTATTTGTGCGAATAGTTACCTTTCCGTGTCATTCCTTCCAAATCCCGTATCTTTCTTACGCGTCCAATTACGATTCCTAGTAGCTTAAATACATGATCCGCCAAAAATCCCGCCGATCCAAATGCCAGTACGAACCCGATTTGTGAAATAGCCGTGATCATCGACCACACTCTGCCTTGCCGTTCATTCTCGACATTCGTTCGAATGAGTACCTCGAGGCTGGTGTTCACAAAGGGAAGCGTGATGAAAAAGAGGAAGCCAAAAACCATAATCAGCCAAACGGAAGTAAACACACCCATCAGGGCATAAAACAAGCCAGCAAGTACGAGAGAGAAGGACAGCATGAACACTTTGCTTTTTCCCATACTGAACAGTCCGATCAAAAGGCTGCTGACGAGCATACCTGATGCAGATACAGAGAGGGCGATACCAAATGTCTTGGAATCAGTGAATGTCAGCATCATAGGCCCAAAAAGCGATTGCAGCAACCCGATGTAAAAGCACACG
This genomic stretch from Brevibacillus brevis harbors:
- a CDS encoding copper amine oxidase N-terminal domain-containing protein translates to MKKAISTSLVAILLATSVPAALAADLESKGKGNGKPEVKAEAKDKSKETSVKESDTDTDSDDENSTEASTESNIKDVKLKKELIELRQELKHAAEITEDQKAKYEQLVSELEKTADKHGALEVQLELLQRTYQKGDHTPFKKLGELLENTGSTEVKAFVDGQQVKADVAPFVKGGRALVPVRAISSALKAEVNWKPETRSVEITRGEKSITLYLDKKEATVDGKTISLDTAPVLKNGRVFLPLRFISEQLNAKVEWQEEGKIVIIDDLQAANESEQDKDSTDTSAK
- a CDS encoding radical SAM/SPASM domain-containing protein, whose protein sequence is MKTFKKVYIEITSVCNLACTFCPPTERGKSFIKVEDFAKRLDEIKPHTDYIYLHVKGEPLLHPKIDELLDISHEKGFKVNITTNGTLIAKNRHKLLGKPALRQMNFSLHSFDGHIGSTNREGYLREILSFVREAREHQVIFSFRLWNLTQDNATNIQKSRNRQTLEIIEKEFGLDYRIEEKVVPGSGVKIDDRVYLNQDYEFQWPSLTAPEDDGKGFCHGLRTQAAILENGTVVPCCLDGEGVINLGNINQNSFTDIVDGERANNLVEGFSRREAVEELCRRCGYRQRFGA
- a CDS encoding GNAT family N-acetyltransferase; this translates as MNVDVLFNQFPILSSDRFTLKKIEEQHLEEVFEIYSNDHVFAYCGIIPKHNKATVKNMIGHFERDYLKKSRIKWGIFANDNPDHLLGIIEAFDFQQKVSMVTIGYFLSEAHWGKGIATEAVNILLHFLFMDVNVNRIQAEVMPPNETSKKVLLKNGFMKEGTLRQATLWSGKGIVDVEIYGMLKEDYEKGRG
- a CDS encoding CPBP family intramembrane glutamic endopeptidase, whose product is MKHVLLFLGPTIMIFLGLQVMSSVPITFLLFYGWLFAVPFVDMIVLKRNTWRDTFRLMGLGINRPNIYHGILAGFLFFLTMIVAGYFFHSFLFDKDDLQNLLVQWDFSGNLVVWLILVLLVINPFLEEIYWRGYLFKKLEGKRTKRTMILLTSLFYSLYHFLSIIPLFSWPYNIAMIFPVFLAGMIWGYMRDKSNSLMGSIISHILADSGIMAVYLLFLK
- a CDS encoding NupC/NupG family nucleoside CNT transporter, coding for MQYIWGVLGILGIFIIAIAFSKNRRAIQPRTVIGAFAIQFIFALVVLKWDFGKKLLEYLASIVQSIIDSTNAGIQFLFGGILGAQNAGFTFALQVLPIIIFFSSLISVLYYLGIMQWATKIIGGFLSRVLKTSETESMSASANIFLGPIEAPLVVKPYIEKMTKSELFAVMTGGLACVSGSVIGGYAMLGVPIEYLLAAAFMGAPGGLLLAKIIMPETEQQQKVAHVEVMKDTESRNVIDAAARGASDGLKVAAGVGALLLAFISLIFLLNSIIGWLGGLVGIQALTLEHILGYLFAPIAFMIGVPWEEALKAGSFIGQKIILNEFVAYTAFAPEIAHLSQKSVVIISFALCGFANLAALAMVIGGLGGFAPSRRSDLAEMGLRAVVAATLANLLSAAIAGMLI
- a CDS encoding nucleoside hydrolase, translating into MKKNIYFNHDGGVDDLISLFLLLQMDNVNLTGVSVIPADCYLEPAMFASRKIIDRFGNGGLDVAESNSRGKNPFPKDWRMHAFYVDALPLLNESGQVITPVADKPAHLHMIETLRATEGKTTLLFTGPLTDLARALDVDPTIEEKVERLVWMGGTFREEGNVHEPEHDGTAEWNVFWDPEAAARVWESGIEIDLVALESTNQVPLTLDVRDRWAKDRKHIGIDFLGQCYAMVPPLVHFSTNSTYYLWDVLTTAFVGNSDLVKVQTVNSIVITDGASQGRTVETTEGRPVHVVYDVDRDAFFDYMTELAKKAI